One genomic region from Bos javanicus breed banteng chromosome 14, ARS-OSU_banteng_1.0, whole genome shotgun sequence encodes:
- the BHLHE22 gene encoding class E basic helix-loop-helix protein 22 codes for MERGLHLGAAAAGEDDLYLHKSLSASAAKRLEAAFRSTPPGMDLSLAPPPRERPASSSSSPLGCFEPADPEGAGLLLPPPGGGGGAGGGGGGGVGVPGLLVGSAGVGGDPSLSSLPAGAALCLKYGESAGRGSVAESSGGEQSPDDDSDGRCELVLRPGGTDPRASPGAGGGGTKAAEGCSNALLHSGGGAPPGAPSSGGGGGSGGGGGGSGGSKKSKEQKALRLNINARERRRMHDLNDALDELRAVIPYAHSPSVRKLSKIATLLLAKNYILMQAQALEEMRRLVAYLNQGQAISAASLPSSAAAAAAAAALHPALGAYEQAAGYPFSAGLPPAASCPEKCALFNSVSSSLCKQCTEKP; via the coding sequence ATGGAGCGCGGGCTGCACCTCGGCGCGGCCGCCGCGGGCGAAGACGACCTCTACCTGCACAAGAGCCTGAGCGCCTCCGCCGCCAAGCGCCTGGAGGCGGCTTTCCGCTCCACGCCCCCGGGCATGGACCTGTCCCTGGCACCGCCGCCCCGGGAGCGCCCGGCGTCCTCCTCGTCGTCGCCCCTCGGCTGCTTCGAGCCGGCTGACCCCGAGggggcagggctgctgctgccaccGCCCGGGGGAGGCGGCGGcgcgggaggcggcggcggcggcggggtgGGCGTCCCTGGGCTGCTCGTGGGCTCCGCCGGCGTTGGGGGCGACCCCAGCCTGAGCAGCCTGCCGGCCGGGGCGGCCCTGTGCCTCAAGTACGGCGAGAGCGCCGGCCGTGGCTCAGTGGCCGAGAGCAGCGGCGGCGAGCAGAGCCCCGACGACGACAGCGACGGCCGTTGCGAGCTGGTGCTGCGGCCCGGAGGCACCGACCCGCGGGCCTCCCCGGGCGCGGGAGGCGGCGGCACCAAGGCGGCCGAGGGCTGCTCCAACGCCCTCCTCCACAGCGGCGGCGGCGCCCCCCCGGGGGCCCcgagcagcggcggcggcgggggtagcggcggcggcggcgggggtaGCGGCGGCAGCAAGAAATCCAAAGAGCAGAAGGCGCTTCGGCTCAACATCAACGCCCGCGAGCGCCGGCGGATGCACGACCTGAACGACGCGCTGGACGAGCTGCGCGCGGTGATCCCCTACGCGCACAGCCCCTCGGTGCGGAAGCTCTCCAAGATCGCCACGCTGCTGCTCGCCAAGAACTACATCCTCATGCAGGCGCAGGCCCTGGAGGAGATGCGGCGCCTCGTCGCCTACCTCAACCAGGGCCAGGCCATCTCcgccgcctccctgcccagctccgcggcggcggcggccgcggccgcTGCCCTGCACCCGGCGCTTGGCGCCTACGAGCAGGCGGCCGGATACCCGTTCAGCGCCGGGCTGCCCCCGGCCGCCTCCTGCCCGGAGAAGTGCGCCCTGTTCAATAGCGTCTCCTCCAGCCTCTGCAAACAGTGCACGGAGAAGCCTTAA